In one Arenibacter antarcticus genomic region, the following are encoded:
- a CDS encoding TAT-variant-translocated molybdopterin oxidoreductase: MSSNKKYWKSEAELNPNDSIVETLRQNEFTEDIPVDEFLGDKEALASTSTNRRDFLKYVGFSTAAASIAACEGPVMKSIPYVVKPDNIIPGVANFYATTIADGFDFASVLVKTREGRPIKIENNVEAKVGGSANARVNASVLSLYDSTRLQGPSFNGEPVAWSDVDAAVKAKLNSLKNSTKKIALLTQTYASPSTSRLIEEFKTVYGNVDHVTYDAISEDAALSAFEAKYGERALADYDFEKADLIVSFAADFLGDWQGGGYDSGYSRGRVPKKGKMSRHIQFEANLSLTGANADKRVPLTPSQQKVALAYFYAKLNGTSASAGSLSDNAKTALDAAAAQVLKNKSNSVVVSGIDDVNAQAVVLAINELLGSKVFDASAPKYVRQGSNAAVNALMADMKSGKVGALFMDGVNPVYALPNAADFVESVQNVDLTLAFSMNATDTTEVVQYVGASNHYLESWGDAQFKKGYYSLMQPTIKELFDSRQFQTALLKWMDKDVSYYDYIRETWDTNILADADWNQTLHDGVFVSEGVSVVEESASENSNASNAALIPLASALSGLSGANAEGMELTLYPKIGMGDGQQAGNPWLQEFPDPLTRISWDNYVTVSKVDAADLGLINDNSANGGLNGSYVTLTVDGVSVENVPVIIQPGQAPGSIGLSFGYGKTVGMKSEMQTGVNAYVLYKNFSKTQNVSLERTSGMHEFASVQLHGTLMGRGDIIKETTLEIFNTKDAKEWNPKPVVSLDHQEVPATSVDLWDSFDRSIGHHFNLSIDLNACTGCGACVIACHAENNVPVVGKSEVRKSRDMHWLRIDRYYSSEDTFAGDITKKDEFDGLFGDKGSLGGFGEMEDPATNPQVVFQPVMCQHCNHAPCETVCPVAATSHGRQGQNQMAYNRCVGTRYCANNCPYKVRRFNWFLYSDNDEFDYHMNNDLGKMVINPDVTVRSRGVMEKCSMCIQKTQKTILDAKRDGRVIEDGEFQTACSAACGNGAMVFGDINDKESKITELKESERMYHLLEYIGTRPNVFYHTKVRNTEEA; encoded by the coding sequence ATGTCATCAAATAAGAAATATTGGAAAAGTGAGGCGGAGTTAAATCCGAACGATTCCATTGTTGAGACGCTAAGGCAAAATGAGTTTACCGAAGATATTCCGGTAGATGAGTTTTTGGGAGATAAGGAAGCTTTGGCTTCTACCTCTACCAATAGGAGGGATTTTCTAAAATATGTGGGATTTAGTACTGCAGCTGCGTCTATTGCCGCATGTGAAGGTCCGGTAATGAAATCCATTCCCTATGTAGTGAAGCCGGATAATATTATTCCCGGTGTGGCTAACTTCTATGCTACCACTATTGCTGATGGGTTCGACTTTGCAAGTGTTTTAGTTAAAACACGTGAAGGGCGTCCTATTAAAATTGAAAATAATGTGGAAGCAAAGGTGGGCGGTTCTGCCAATGCCCGTGTTAATGCTTCGGTATTGAGTTTATATGACAGTACTCGTTTGCAGGGGCCTTCCTTTAATGGAGAGCCTGTGGCTTGGAGTGATGTTGATGCCGCGGTAAAAGCCAAATTAAATTCCTTAAAGAATTCTACTAAAAAAATCGCACTTTTAACGCAAACTTATGCAAGTCCATCTACTTCTAGATTGATTGAAGAGTTTAAAACGGTTTATGGAAATGTGGATCATGTGACCTATGATGCTATTTCTGAAGATGCAGCCTTATCTGCTTTTGAGGCCAAGTACGGCGAAAGAGCATTGGCGGATTATGATTTTGAAAAGGCAGACCTTATTGTTTCTTTCGCAGCTGATTTCCTTGGGGATTGGCAAGGTGGTGGCTATGATAGTGGTTATTCTAGAGGTCGTGTGCCTAAAAAAGGTAAGATGTCTAGGCATATACAGTTCGAGGCTAATTTGTCCTTAACTGGTGCAAACGCTGATAAGAGGGTGCCGTTAACCCCTTCGCAACAGAAAGTGGCTTTGGCTTATTTCTATGCTAAGTTGAATGGTACTTCCGCTTCTGCTGGTAGTTTGTCTGATAATGCAAAAACGGCCTTGGATGCCGCAGCAGCACAAGTCTTGAAAAATAAATCAAACTCGGTGGTTGTGTCGGGTATAGATGATGTGAATGCACAGGCTGTAGTGCTTGCGATAAATGAGCTGTTGGGAAGTAAGGTGTTTGACGCTTCTGCTCCTAAATATGTGAGACAGGGGAGTAATGCTGCTGTAAATGCGCTTATGGCGGATATGAAGTCCGGTAAAGTAGGAGCATTATTTATGGATGGTGTCAATCCAGTGTACGCCTTACCGAATGCGGCCGATTTTGTGGAGTCAGTACAAAATGTGGACCTAACATTGGCCTTCTCTATGAATGCTACTGATACTACGGAAGTGGTTCAGTATGTAGGAGCATCCAATCACTATTTGGAATCTTGGGGAGATGCACAGTTTAAAAAAGGATACTATAGTTTAATGCAGCCTACTATTAAGGAATTGTTCGATTCAAGACAGTTTCAAACGGCTTTGCTTAAATGGATGGATAAGGATGTTTCTTATTATGATTATATAAGGGAAACATGGGATACTAATATATTGGCAGATGCTGACTGGAACCAAACATTGCACGATGGTGTATTTGTTTCAGAAGGTGTATCTGTAGTTGAAGAGAGTGCGTCCGAAAACAGTAACGCTAGTAATGCAGCTTTAATTCCATTGGCTTCTGCGTTGTCCGGTCTATCCGGAGCAAATGCTGAGGGTATGGAGCTTACCTTGTATCCCAAAATTGGGATGGGTGATGGTCAGCAAGCTGGTAATCCATGGTTACAAGAGTTTCCGGATCCATTGACCAGAATTTCTTGGGATAACTATGTTACGGTTTCCAAGGTAGATGCAGCTGATTTGGGGTTGATTAATGATAATTCTGCTAATGGTGGTCTTAATGGCAGTTATGTTACGCTTACCGTAGATGGTGTTTCTGTTGAGAATGTTCCAGTAATTATACAGCCTGGGCAAGCTCCTGGTTCTATAGGGCTTTCCTTTGGTTATGGGAAAACAGTGGGTATGAAGAGTGAAATGCAGACTGGGGTTAATGCTTATGTTCTGTATAAAAACTTCTCCAAAACCCAAAATGTAAGCTTAGAGAGGACCTCTGGAATGCACGAATTTGCTAGTGTGCAGTTGCATGGGACTTTAATGGGTAGGGGGGATATTATAAAAGAGACTACTCTAGAAATATTTAATACTAAAGATGCCAAGGAGTGGAATCCAAAACCTGTAGTGTCCTTGGATCATCAGGAAGTTCCGGCAACAAGTGTTGATCTTTGGGATAGTTTTGATCGCTCAATTGGGCATCACTTTAACTTGTCTATTGATCTTAATGCCTGTACCGGGTGTGGGGCTTGTGTAATTGCTTGTCACGCTGAAAACAACGTGCCGGTGGTAGGGAAATCAGAAGTGAGAAAATCTAGGGATATGCATTGGTTGCGTATCGATAGGTATTATTCTTCTGAGGATACTTTTGCAGGAGATATTACTAAGAAGGATGAATTTGATGGTCTGTTCGGCGATAAGGGATCCTTGGGCGGTTTTGGCGAGATGGAGGATCCAGCTACAAACCCACAAGTGGTTTTTCAGCCGGTTATGTGCCAGCACTGTAACCATGCTCCATGTGAGACAGTTTGTCCTGTTGCGGCAACATCGCACGGACGTCAAGGGCAAAACCAAATGGCTTACAACAGATGTGTAGGTACTAGGTATTGTGCAAACAACTGTCCGTATAAAGTGAGAAGGTTTAACTGGTTCTTGTACAGTGATAATGATGAGTTTGATTATCATATGAACAACGATTTAGGTAAAATGGTCATCAACCCAGATGTTACCGTAAGGTCTAGAGGGGTGATGGAGAAATGCTCTATGTGTATCCAAAAGACGCAAAAGACTATTTTAGACGCCAAACGTGATGGTCGTGTTATTGAGGATGGAGAATTTCAGACTGCTTGTTCGGCTGCCTGTGGTAACGGAGCAATGGTCTTTGGAGATATAAATGATAAGGAGAGCAAGATTACGGAATTGAAGGAAAGTGAGCGTATGTATCACCTTCTTGAATACATTGGAACAAGACCAAATGTATTTTATCACACAAAAGTGAGAAATACAGAAGAAGCTTAA